A single Nitrospirota bacterium DNA region contains:
- the miaA gene encoding tRNA (adenosine(37)-N6)-dimethylallyltransferase MiaA: MQDKIVIIILGPTAVGKTGVSLKLAKALGTEIISADSMQIYRHMDIGTAKPSPDELKEVPHHLINILSPDQPFSAGMFKEKAVQIIDGLHSMNKIPIIAGGTGLYIRSLTRGLFDGPPADWPLRERLKEEEKTFGKGHLHKYLSSIDPEAAARISPNDLRRTIRAIEVSAGGDKTISEFQKAETKPAMYNFIKIGLSRDRKELYGLIEARIDTMIERGLLHETQDLLKMDPDRTALQALGYKEMTQHINGQIGFEEAVRLLKKHTKMYAKRQVTWFKKEPDINWVDITGIMEPDRIFEKVISNVEILKKLIYS, encoded by the coding sequence ATGCAGGATAAAATTGTTATCATCATCCTCGGGCCTACGGCTGTTGGGAAGACAGGGGTCTCGCTCAAGCTTGCAAAGGCGCTGGGCACGGAGATCATCAGCGCGGACTCCATGCAGATCTACCGCCACATGGACATAGGCACCGCGAAGCCTTCGCCTGATGAACTGAAAGAGGTCCCGCATCATTTAATAAACATTCTGTCTCCTGATCAGCCTTTCAGCGCGGGAATGTTCAAAGAAAAGGCCGTGCAGATCATAGACGGCCTGCACAGTATGAATAAGATTCCTATTATCGCCGGAGGGACCGGCCTTTATATCAGATCGCTTACCAGGGGACTCTTTGACGGCCCCCCTGCGGACTGGCCGTTAAGGGAGCGGTTAAAGGAAGAAGAAAAGACCTTTGGCAAGGGGCATCTTCACAAATATCTGAGCTCTATTGACCCTGAAGCCGCGGCGAGGATCAGCCCGAATGACTTGAGAAGGACCATTCGCGCTATCGAGGTTTCAGCAGGCGGGGACAAAACGATCTCGGAATTTCAGAAGGCAGAAACAAAACCCGCGATGTACAATTTCATCAAGATAGGGCTCAGCCGGGACAGGAAAGAGCTTTACGGACTGATCGAAGCCCGCATTGACACAATGATAGAAAGAGGCCTCTTGCATGAGACGCAGGACCTGCTGAAGATGGACCCGGACAGGACCGCGCTGCAGGCGCTTGGATACAAAGAGATGACGCAGCACATTAACGGGCAGATCGGATTTGAAGAAGCAGTGCGGCTGCTGAAAAAGCACACGAAGATGTATGCCAAACGGCAGGTCACATGGTTTAAAAAAGAGCCTGATATAAACTGGGTGGACATAACGGGCATCATGGAGCCGGACAGGATATTTGAAAAGGTCATAAGTAATGTTGAAATTCTGAAGAAATTGATTTACTCTTAA
- the hfq gene encoding RNA chaperone Hfq — protein MNNADHKLQDLYLNGIRKEKIPVTIFLVNGTRLKGLIKGFDKFVILLKNNDTQQLVYKHAVSTISPEKEFTVPTESQ, from the coding sequence ATCAACAACGCAGACCACAAACTTCAAGACCTTTATCTCAACGGGATAAGAAAAGAGAAGATCCCGGTCACAATCTTCCTCGTCAACGGCACGCGCCTGAAGGGCCTGATAAAGGGTTTTGACAAATTTGTGATCCTGCTTAAGAACAATGACACCCAGCAGCTCGTGTACAAACACGCCGTATCGACCATTTCCCCTGAAAAGGAATTTACCGTACCGACAG
- a CDS encoding DUF3536 domain-containing protein, whose amino-acid sequence MEKYICLHGHFYQPPRENAWLEEVELQDSAHPYHDWNERIKAECYAPNTASRILDTDGRITDIVNNYSKISFDYGPTLLSWMERHSPETYQAIIEADRQSMENFSGHGSAMAQAYSHMIMPLANRRDKYTQAVWGIKDFEYRFKRFPEGMWLPETAVDVETLDILAELGISFTVLAPRQARRSRKLGRGSRWQNVSDGKIDPTTAYLCRLPSGRNISLFFYDGPISQDVAFSGLLGNGEEFARRLTGAFFDKRSWPQLVHIATDGETYGHHHRGGDMALAYCLHYIESKKLAKLTNYGEYLEKHPPAYEVEIFENSSWSCIHGIERWRDNCGCHTGTREGWTQEWRKPLREALDELRYAAIPMFNEGLRDLLKNPWQARDDYISVILDRDEENVKRFFQRNAAKKLTPEEKIRVLKFLEMQRHAMLMYTSCGWFFDEVSGIETVQIMQYAAKVIQFASELKGESLEADFVDALANAPSNVYGNAAKPYEMFVKPASVDLLRVGAHYVISSVFNEYPQTAAIFCYSVKTEEYNVWKNEKQKLAAGKVRIISNVTLEEKSLIFAVLHLGYQNIFAGVKEFDGDKPYIAMQQDLQRSFKGGDFSSVETLINKHFGERIFSLSHLFRDEQRKIMQQILDLAYEGIDASCRQIYENYYAIMDLFPSLNMKVPAAFSAAAGHIINRDLKKIFEEGDIKIEKLEKLIPEIKKWSVELDAATVGYVAGSRINTLMEELAQRPEDAVLIDRAENILKLTRMLPVELDLWKAQNIYFSINKKLYKTMKDEASKRENASQKWVHSFRKLGHHLHVKVS is encoded by the coding sequence ATGGAAAAGTATATCTGCCTGCACGGGCACTTTTATCAGCCGCCAAGGGAGAACGCTTGGCTTGAGGAAGTCGAGCTTCAGGATTCCGCTCATCCCTATCACGACTGGAACGAGAGGATCAAGGCGGAATGTTACGCGCCGAATACGGCGTCAAGAATTCTCGATACCGACGGCAGGATAACTGATATTGTTAACAACTATTCAAAGATCAGTTTTGATTACGGTCCTACCCTCCTGTCCTGGATGGAGCGGCATAGCCCTGAAACATACCAGGCCATCATCGAGGCGGACAGGCAAAGCATGGAAAACTTCTCAGGGCACGGCTCGGCGATGGCGCAGGCATACAGCCACATGATCATGCCCCTTGCAAACAGGAGAGACAAATATACGCAGGCGGTATGGGGGATCAAAGATTTTGAATACAGGTTCAAGCGGTTTCCCGAAGGGATGTGGCTTCCTGAGACTGCCGTTGATGTGGAGACCCTCGATATCCTTGCTGAGCTCGGCATATCATTTACGGTCCTCGCGCCGCGCCAGGCACGCAGGTCCCGTAAATTAGGCCGGGGCTCACGGTGGCAGAATGTCTCAGACGGGAAGATCGACCCGACCACCGCCTATCTCTGCCGACTTCCGTCAGGCAGGAATATAAGCCTGTTCTTTTATGACGGCCCGATCTCTCAGGACGTTGCCTTCAGCGGCCTGCTCGGCAACGGTGAGGAATTTGCCCGGAGGCTCACGGGCGCTTTTTTTGACAAAAGGAGCTGGCCGCAGCTCGTGCACATCGCAACTGACGGCGAGACATACGGTCACCATCACCGCGGCGGAGACATGGCGCTTGCCTACTGCCTGCATTACATTGAATCCAAAAAGCTTGCGAAGCTCACAAACTACGGCGAGTACCTTGAGAAACATCCCCCAGCATATGAAGTTGAGATCTTTGAAAATTCCTCATGGAGCTGTATACACGGCATAGAGAGATGGCGGGACAACTGCGGCTGCCACACGGGCACGCGCGAGGGGTGGACGCAGGAATGGAGGAAACCTTTGAGGGAAGCTCTTGATGAACTGAGGTATGCCGCCATTCCCATGTTTAATGAAGGCCTCCGGGACCTTCTGAAAAATCCGTGGCAGGCGAGGGATGATTACATCTCTGTCATCCTTGACAGGGACGAAGAGAATGTCAAACGGTTCTTCCAGAGGAACGCCGCTAAAAAACTTACGCCTGAGGAAAAGATAAGGGTCCTGAAATTTCTTGAGATGCAGAGACACGCCATGCTGATGTATACGAGCTGCGGATGGTTCTTCGATGAAGTGTCCGGTATCGAGACAGTGCAGATAATGCAATACGCGGCAAAGGTCATTCAGTTTGCATCGGAATTGAAAGGCGAGTCCCTTGAAGCCGATTTTGTGGACGCCCTTGCCAACGCGCCGAGTAATGTGTACGGCAACGCGGCAAAGCCCTATGAGATGTTTGTAAAACCCGCAAGCGTAGATCTCCTGCGTGTCGGTGCGCATTATGTGATATCGTCTGTTTTCAATGAGTATCCTCAAACGGCAGCGATATTCTGTTATTCGGTAAAGACAGAGGAATACAATGTGTGGAAAAATGAAAAGCAGAAACTTGCCGCCGGGAAGGTCCGCATCATTTCAAATGTTACCCTGGAAGAAAAGTCGCTCATCTTTGCGGTGCTGCATCTCGGGTACCAGAACATCTTCGCCGGAGTAAAGGAATTTGACGGAGATAAGCCCTACATCGCCATGCAGCAGGACCTGCAAAGATCTTTTAAAGGCGGAGACTTTTCCTCTGTTGAAACGCTCATAAACAAACACTTCGGCGAGAGGATCTTCTCTTTATCACATCTCTTTCGGGACGAGCAGAGAAAGATCATGCAGCAGATACTCGACCTGGCGTATGAAGGCATTGACGCCTCATGCAGACAGATATACGAAAATTACTACGCCATAATGGACCTCTTCCCGTCTCTCAATATGAAGGTCCCCGCAGCGTTCAGCGCGGCTGCCGGTCATATCATAAACAGGGACTTAAAGAAAATATTTGAAGAAGGGGACATCAAAATAGAGAAGCTTGAAAAGCTTATACCCGAGATCAAAAAATGGTCCGTGGAGCTTGATGCCGCAACAGTGGGCTACGTTGCCGGCTCAAGAATAAACACCCTCATGGAAGAACTCGCTCAGCGGCCTGAAGATGCCGTGCTCATTGACAGGGCAGAGAACATCCTGAAGCTTACAAGGATGCTCCCCGTGGAGCTCGACCTCTGGAAGGCGCAGAACATATACTTCTCGATAAATAAAAAGCTTTACAAGACCATGAAGGACGAAGCGTCAAAAAGAGAAAACGCCAGCCAGAAATGGGTCCACTCCTTTCGCAAACTCGGCCATCACCTGCACGTAAAAGTTTCGTGA